Proteins encoded by one window of Candidatus Acidiferrales bacterium:
- a CDS encoding MerR family transcriptional regulator encodes MQSQETLTHSIGEVAEMLKISVETIRLYERRGLTLTVKDDNNQRTFSESDIERIKCIRTAINDHKISIEGIRRIQSLVPCWEHIKCPDEQRVKCPAYLRSDAGCWTYRDKQENCSSRDCRRCKVYQLSGDCEKIKSLIHHDVMSSLNLTDDE; translated from the coding sequence ATGCAAAGTCAGGAAACGCTCACACATTCCATCGGCGAAGTTGCAGAGATGCTGAAGATCTCTGTCGAGACCATAAGGCTCTACGAGCGGCGCGGGCTTACGCTCACGGTCAAAGACGATAATAACCAGCGAACCTTTTCCGAGTCGGACATCGAGAGAATAAAATGCATTCGCACCGCGATCAACGACCACAAGATTTCTATCGAAGGGATCCGCCGCATTCAGTCGCTCGTTCCCTGCTGGGAACACATCAAATGTCCTGACGAGCAGCGCGTGAAATGTCCTGCATACCTCCGCAGCGACGCTGGCTGCTGGACGTATCGAGACAAGCAGGAAAATTGTTCATCACGGGATTGCCGGAGATGCAAGGTGTACCAGCTTTCCGGCGACTGCGAGAAAATCAAATCGCTTATTCACCACGATGTAATGTCTTCTCTTAATTTAACAGACGACGAGTAG
- a CDS encoding cytochrome b/b6 domain-containing protein → MKKEYIYKRFERFWHWTQAALIIFLGVTGFEIHGSIKFFGYDQAVRYHDIAAWTFLILIAFAIFWHFTTGEWKQYLPTWKNMRAQAEYYVFGIFNNAPHPTKKTVLSKLNPLQKLVYAGLKVLVIPVMVLSGLVYMFYRYPQRYEVLALNISGLRVVAVIHTIGAFLLVAFFIAHLYLITTGQTVTSNLKAMITGYEDLPKEHENKTGEIISEKFGEVTK, encoded by the coding sequence ATGAAAAAAGAATACATCTACAAAAGGTTCGAACGCTTCTGGCATTGGACCCAGGCTGCACTCATCATATTTCTCGGTGTCACCGGATTCGAGATTCATGGGTCGATAAAGTTCTTTGGATACGACCAGGCAGTGAGATACCACGACATTGCTGCGTGGACCTTCCTTATCCTGATTGCATTTGCAATCTTCTGGCATTTCACGACCGGAGAATGGAAACAATACCTCCCTACCTGGAAAAACATGCGCGCGCAAGCCGAGTACTATGTCTTCGGAATCTTCAACAATGCGCCTCATCCGACAAAGAAGACTGTCCTGAGCAAATTAAATCCGTTACAGAAGCTCGTCTACGCTGGCTTGAAGGTGCTCGTGATTCCGGTAATGGTCCTCAGCGGGCTTGTATATATGTTCTACCGGTACCCCCAACGTTATGAAGTTCTCGCACTGAATATCAGCGGACTCCGGGTCGTTGCCGTGATTCACACGATCGGAGCATTCCTCCTCGTGGCGTTTTTCATCGCTCACTTATATCTAATCACGACCGGGCAGACGGTTACGTCAAACCTCAAAGCGATGATAACCGGATACGAAGATTTGCCGAAAGAACATGAGAATAAAACGGGTGAAATTATTTCAGAAAAATTTGGTGAGGTGACGAAATGA
- a CDS encoding YeeE/YedE thiosulfate transporter family protein, whose amino-acid sequence MNIKYMNPYLAGFFLGLVLLATIFITGRGLGASGAIKDAVIAIADGIAPKHTESSPFFGTYVGSGKDSPLKSWLFFEIVGVVIGGFISGLISDRLKIVTEAGPKVKPKVRWIFAAIGGALFGIGAQFARGCTSGAALSGMAVLSTAGFITMIAIFGTGYAVAFFGRKLWIQKD is encoded by the coding sequence ATGAATATAAAATATATGAACCCATATCTTGCCGGATTTTTTTTGGGCCTCGTATTGCTGGCAACGATATTTATTACCGGACGAGGTCTCGGAGCGAGCGGTGCGATCAAAGATGCCGTCATCGCAATCGCAGACGGCATCGCACCGAAACACACCGAATCATCTCCGTTCTTCGGGACGTATGTAGGTTCCGGAAAAGACAGCCCGCTTAAATCATGGCTCTTCTTCGAAATCGTCGGCGTGGTGATAGGAGGATTCATTTCCGGATTGATCTCCGACCGGTTGAAGATCGTCACGGAGGCCGGCCCAAAAGTGAAGCCGAAAGTTCGCTGGATCTTTGCAGCGATAGGCGGCGCTTTGTTCGGCATCGGGGCACAGTTCGCGCGCGGCTGCACTAGCGGCGCGGCGTTGAGCGGAATGGCTGTCCTCTCGACCGCAGGGTTCATAACGATGATCGCAATCTTCGGAACCGGGTATGCCGTTGCATTCTTCGGACGAAAGTTGTGGATACAGAAGGATTGA
- a CDS encoding DUF4386 domain-containing protein, translated as MSTTTMMDRIAGASPHSQSRMAGVIALITTTTGFASVVRGQLVVYWNASATAHNILSHDLLFRLAFVGDIIGLLYIVYALLLYNLFKPVNRSLSVLAVTFSLVGSTIQGLNCVFQFAPLIILGGSQSLSAFNTDQLQALALMFLKFYDQGYNINMVLFGTYNLLIGYLIFRSTFLPRVLGVLLAISGLCYLVNCFSGFISPAFETHLVPYILIPGAAELLLALWLVAIGVNGQRWNEQAAASGFRRTAQ; from the coding sequence ATGAGCACGACAACAATGATGGATCGGATCGCAGGAGCATCGCCGCATTCCCAGTCGAGGATGGCTGGAGTGATTGCGCTGATAACCACGACGACAGGTTTCGCCTCGGTCGTTCGCGGCCAGCTTGTCGTATACTGGAACGCCTCGGCTACAGCGCACAACATACTGTCACACGATCTGTTGTTCCGGTTGGCTTTCGTCGGCGACATCATCGGCTTGTTATATATCGTGTATGCACTTCTTCTGTACAACCTATTTAAACCGGTAAACAGGAGTCTTTCCGTGCTTGCGGTGACCTTCAGCCTCGTGGGAAGTACTATTCAGGGTCTCAACTGCGTCTTTCAGTTTGCCCCTTTGATTATTCTGGGAGGATCGCAGTCCTTGAGCGCATTTAATACGGATCAGCTGCAGGCGCTGGCTCTCATGTTTCTCAAATTTTATGATCAGGGATACAACATCAACATGGTACTCTTCGGAACCTATAATCTCCTGATCGGTTACCTCATTTTCAGATCGACTTTCCTTCCTCGAGTTCTGGGGGTGCTGTTGGCAATTTCGGGTTTGTGCTACCTGGTCAATTGTTTCTCGGGCTTTATCTCACCCGCATTCGAGACGCATCTCGTGCCTTACATTCTGATACCCGGTGCTGCGGAATTATTGCTTGCCTTATGGCTCGTCGCGATCGGAGTTAATGGTCAACGGTGGAACGAACAAGCCGCCGCCTCAGGATTCCGCAGGACAGCGCAATAG
- a CDS encoding tetrathionate reductase family octaheme c-type cytochrome has translation MKKIFLPLFVLVVFAVMVFTALHKNSADNPPLTVLKQQYSVKSTPSVDHSLFPELKKKFSSPQQVTAACISCHNGRAQEVMHSTHWNWTRLEYIEGKGIRSIGKRNILNNFCIGIAGSEQSCTRCHAGYGYANTDSYFKDSLNVDCLACHDNSGTYMKASEKAGMPDSSVNLSFVAQHVGKPTRTNCGVCHFFGGGGNNVKHGDLEQALFDPTRDVDVHMATDGLDMQCVDCHTAKKHQMLGKMYSVSSMNRNRVQCESCHGTLPHNDDVLNEHTVKVACQTCHIPVFAKVNPTKIYWDWSTAGKLKDGKAYVDEDSNGTDSYMSIKGSFKWGRMLKPDYVWFNGTASHYLLGDTFNASKPLEVNKLYGSYDDPDSKIYPVKIHRGKQIYDVGYNYLIQPKLYSAKKGDGGFWADFNWQRAAEEGMKQVNLSYSGNYGFAQTEMYWPVNHMVSSKEQAVQCNECHTRDNGRLASLDGFYLPGRDYNPVVEHFGAGLILLTLVGVVLHGGGRIMMSRKGKGGN, from the coding sequence ATGAAAAAAATCTTTCTTCCGCTTTTCGTGCTGGTGGTCTTTGCCGTAATGGTTTTCACCGCGCTGCACAAGAACAGCGCAGATAATCCACCGCTCACAGTTTTGAAACAGCAATACTCTGTCAAGTCGACACCTTCGGTCGATCATTCATTGTTCCCCGAGCTCAAGAAAAAGTTCAGCAGCCCGCAGCAGGTGACCGCGGCATGCATATCCTGCCACAACGGTCGGGCCCAGGAAGTGATGCACTCGACCCACTGGAACTGGACGCGGCTCGAATATATCGAGGGGAAGGGCATCAGGTCGATCGGGAAAAGAAATATCCTGAACAATTTCTGCATCGGCATTGCGGGGAGCGAGCAAAGCTGCACGAGGTGCCACGCCGGATACGGATATGCTAATACGGATTCTTATTTCAAAGACTCGCTCAACGTCGATTGTCTCGCGTGCCATGATAACAGCGGCACCTACATGAAGGCAAGCGAAAAAGCCGGTATGCCTGACAGTTCAGTCAACTTGAGCTTCGTGGCACAGCATGTCGGTAAACCGACGCGCACAAATTGCGGCGTCTGTCATTTCTTCGGCGGAGGGGGCAACAATGTGAAACACGGCGATCTCGAGCAGGCACTCTTCGATCCGACTCGCGACGTGGACGTCCACATGGCGACGGACGGGCTCGACATGCAATGTGTCGATTGCCATACCGCAAAGAAACACCAGATGTTAGGCAAAATGTATTCGGTATCATCGATGAACCGCAATCGCGTACAATGCGAGAGTTGTCATGGCACATTACCGCACAACGACGATGTCTTGAACGAGCACACAGTCAAAGTCGCCTGCCAGACGTGTCACATACCGGTTTTTGCGAAGGTGAATCCTACAAAAATTTATTGGGATTGGTCCACGGCCGGCAAACTGAAAGACGGCAAAGCTTATGTAGACGAAGATTCCAACGGCACCGACAGCTATATGTCCATCAAAGGATCATTCAAATGGGGAAGAATGTTGAAGCCTGATTATGTCTGGTTTAACGGTACGGCATCCCACTATCTACTCGGCGATACATTCAATGCGTCAAAGCCGCTTGAGGTAAATAAGCTGTACGGTAGTTATGACGATCCCGATTCAAAGATTTATCCCGTGAAAATTCATCGCGGGAAACAAATCTACGACGTCGGATACAATTACCTTATTCAACCGAAGCTATACTCCGCAAAGAAAGGTGACGGCGGATTTTGGGCCGACTTCAACTGGCAGCGCGCCGCTGAAGAAGGGATGAAGCAGGTCAACCTGTCGTACAGTGGGAATTACGGATTCGCCCAGACGGAAATGTATTGGCCGGTCAATCACATGGTCTCGTCTAAAGAGCAAGCAGTCCAGTGTAACGAATGCCATACGCGCGACAACGGCCGTCTCGCGAGCCTTGATGGATTCTATCTCCCCGGCAGAGATTACAATCCGGTCGTTGAACACTTCGGCGCCGGACTGATTCTCCTCACTCTCGTTGGAGTTGTCCTGCATGGCGGTGGAAGGATTATGATGAGCCGAAAAGGAAAGGGAGGGAACTGA